A single Pseudanabaenaceae cyanobacterium SKYG29 DNA region contains:
- a CDS encoding methyl-accepting chemotaxis protein, whose product MGKIYQGGQLMLVEAGKQERTFALPNLPKRPRLKNFWRNLSLRWKITISLWLAAALPVVIITQFNVQYSRKNYIDNLTQTLQEKGAFFTTDFVLWSLAEALPEAEKTAGALQSPTINLRDSSSILPLLQLSSNVEPESIKSFKVVVDSQGRVIAGRGQVIDDKFVDNPPLRAGDEVYRPAYRSYSISTGVELADLEILQTTLSTGQPQSGAELVRSSILQKLGLAEQARINPRPQKIAGLKPEDAPFPEGRFDVETGKIGLVTIATHPIKRGNNTVGVVIIGSLINRNYGIVDTFQVKNNVPVATIFAQDFRINTSIPYIDPRTGKGDGSRAIGTRVAREVAERVLIAGEKFLGETNIVGDFYLTYYEPLFNHKQEVVGIAFIGKSRREIDATLRVALLQSYGIGLITLVVLAFLGTYVANSIVTPIQQLASFAGLVGQGQLQKLDTDRGDEIGQLAASINQMVINIENSIEAQLEEVQRSMQLKEEAERLAREQREQKELLQRRALELLLEVDPVSRGDLTIRAKVTEDELGTIADSYNSLIRSLRELVLGVKESAATVTQSTIANDQVVKTVARGAKQQVEALEKAVGQVELMAQSLQEVEQRAQVAQNQVNEAVAVVAEGDKVMTRTVAEINVAKEKVTRAAEKVQLLEDASQKIARVVKLIGNFAAQTNVLALNASIEAARAGEEGESFKVVADEVRALAQRSTEATREIRRLLEEIQGQVGEVVSSIQEGTEQVAESTELLEQARQRLQVINQVSAEISQLVNDIARASQQQLINSNRVKQVMAEVGTIANNNSQQAEMVAQTFDQLLALSQRLQEQVGKFKVES is encoded by the coding sequence ATGGGTAAAATATACCAGGGAGGACAGTTGATGTTAGTAGAAGCGGGAAAACAGGAACGGACTTTTGCTCTGCCCAACCTACCCAAGAGACCCAGATTAAAGAATTTCTGGCGGAATTTGAGCTTGCGTTGGAAAATTACTATTTCTCTTTGGTTAGCAGCTGCCTTGCCGGTAGTGATAATTACCCAATTTAACGTACAGTACTCCCGCAAAAACTACATCGACAACCTGACGCAAACTCTCCAGGAAAAGGGAGCATTTTTTACTACTGACTTTGTACTGTGGTCATTGGCAGAAGCTCTGCCAGAAGCAGAAAAGACGGCGGGAGCTTTGCAATCACCGACTATCAACCTGAGGGATTCGAGCTCTATTTTGCCCTTATTACAGTTGAGCAGCAACGTTGAACCTGAGTCTATTAAAAGCTTCAAGGTAGTGGTAGATAGTCAAGGTCGTGTAATTGCCGGTAGGGGTCAAGTTATAGATGATAAGTTTGTCGATAATCCGCCCCTACGTGCTGGTGACGAGGTTTATCGTCCTGCCTATCGTTCCTATAGCATCAGCACAGGGGTAGAGTTAGCGGACTTAGAAATTCTGCAAACTACTCTCAGTACAGGACAACCCCAAAGCGGTGCAGAGTTGGTCAGGAGTAGTATTTTGCAAAAGCTCGGTCTGGCAGAACAGGCGCGCATCAATCCCCGTCCCCAAAAGATAGCCGGTCTGAAGCCAGAAGATGCTCCCTTCCCTGAGGGCAGGTTTGATGTGGAAACTGGCAAAATAGGCCTAGTGACCATTGCTACTCACCCCATTAAACGGGGCAACAATACGGTGGGAGTGGTAATAATTGGCTCCCTTATCAACCGTAACTACGGCATTGTGGATACCTTCCAAGTTAAGAACAATGTGCCAGTAGCTACCATCTTCGCCCAGGATTTTCGTATCAATACTTCTATTCCTTACATCGACCCCAGGACAGGCAAAGGCGATGGCTCGCGGGCGATTGGGACAAGAGTAGCCAGGGAAGTAGCGGAGAGAGTTTTAATTGCAGGGGAGAAGTTTTTAGGGGAAACCAACATTGTCGGAGATTTCTATCTCACTTACTACGAGCCTCTATTTAATCACAAGCAAGAAGTGGTCGGCATTGCTTTCATTGGTAAGTCTCGCCGAGAAATTGATGCTACCTTGAGAGTTGCTCTTTTACAGAGTTATGGGATCGGATTGATTACTTTGGTTGTCTTAGCATTTCTAGGAACCTATGTGGCGAACTCGATCGTTACTCCCATCCAACAATTAGCCAGCTTTGCTGGCCTGGTAGGGCAAGGGCAGTTGCAAAAACTAGACACCGATCGGGGGGATGAAATCGGGCAGTTAGCAGCAAGCATCAACCAGATGGTGATCAACATTGAAAACTCGATCGAGGCACAGTTAGAGGAAGTACAACGATCAATGCAACTGAAAGAGGAAGCAGAACGACTAGCTCGGGAGCAGAGAGAGCAGAAGGAGTTATTACAAAGACGAGCATTGGAGTTATTATTAGAAGTAGACCCAGTGAGTAGGGGGGATTTGACGATTCGGGCAAAAGTGACAGAGGACGAGTTGGGCACGATCGCTGATTCTTACAATTCTTTGATTCGCAGTTTGCGGGAACTGGTCTTGGGGGTAAAGGAGTCGGCAGCCACGGTGACCCAGAGCACGATCGCCAATGACCAAGTAGTCAAGACAGTGGCTAGGGGAGCTAAACAGCAGGTAGAAGCCTTGGAGAAGGCAGTGGGGCAGGTGGAATTGATGGCACAATCTTTGCAGGAGGTGGAGCAACGGGCACAGGTAGCCCAAAACCAGGTAAACGAAGCCGTAGCGGTAGTGGCAGAGGGGGACAAAGTCATGACCCGCACTGTGGCAGAAATCAATGTAGCGAAGGAGAAAGTAACACGAGCAGCGGAAAAGGTACAGCTCCTAGAGGATGCTTCCCAGAAAATTGCCAGGGTGGTGAAACTAATCGGTAACTTTGCTGCCCAGACAAATGTATTAGCATTGAATGCTTCTATTGAAGCTGCTAGAGCAGGGGAAGAAGGGGAGAGTTTCAAGGTAGTGGCAGATGAGGTACGGGCATTAGCCCAACGATCGACGGAAGCGACCAGAGAAATTCGCCGTCTGCTAGAGGAAATTCAGGGGCAGGTGGGGGAAGTAGTCAGTTCCATCCAAGAAGGCACGGAGCAGGTAGCAGAAAGTACGGAACTACTTGAACAGGCACGGCAAAGACTGCAAGTGATCAACCAAGTGAGTGCGGAAATTAGTCAACTAGTCAACGACATTGCCCGAGCCTCCCAACAACAGTTGATCAACTCCAATCGGGTCAAACAGGTAATGGCAGAGGTGGGAACGATCGCTAACAACAATTCCCAGCAGGCAGAGATGGTAGCCCAGACCTTTGACCAACTGCTTGCCCTATCCCAAAGACTGCAGGAACAGGTGGGTAAATTCAAGGTAGAATCTTAA
- the ispG gene encoding (E)-4-hydroxy-3-methylbut-2-enyl-diphosphate synthase, translated as MDNYQGTIVRRKTRPVRVGNVTIGGNAPVVVQSMINEDTLDIDGSVAAIRRLHEIGCEIVRVTVPSLAHAHAVGEIKRKLRQEYQDVPLVADVHHNGMKIALEAAKHVDKVRINPGLYVFEKPKPNRTEYTKAEFDEIGEKIRETLKPLVQTLKEQGKAMRIGVNHGSLAERMLFTYGDTPLGMVESALEFIRICEDLDYKNLVISLKASRVPVMISAYQLMVKRMDELGMDYPLHLGVTEAGDGEYGRIKSTAGIATLLAQGIGDTIRVSLTEPPEKEIPVCYSILQALGLRKTMVEYVACPSCGRTLFNLEEVLHKVREATKHLVGLDIAVMGCIVNGPGEMADADYGYVGRTPGYISLYRGREEIKKVPEEKGVEELIALIKADGRWVDPPATP; from the coding sequence ATGGACAACTATCAAGGCACGATCGTTAGACGCAAAACTCGCCCTGTAAGAGTTGGCAACGTCACTATTGGGGGAAATGCTCCTGTAGTGGTGCAGTCGATGATTAACGAAGATACCCTAGACATCGATGGCTCCGTAGCGGCGATTCGTCGTCTCCATGAAATTGGCTGTGAGATTGTGCGGGTGACAGTTCCTAGCCTTGCCCATGCCCATGCCGTGGGAGAGATTAAGCGCAAATTGCGGCAGGAATACCAAGACGTACCCCTGGTAGCGGACGTACACCACAACGGTATGAAGATAGCCTTGGAAGCAGCTAAGCACGTGGATAAGGTACGTATTAATCCTGGTCTGTACGTTTTTGAAAAACCGAAACCCAATCGCACAGAGTACACCAAGGCAGAATTTGACGAAATCGGGGAAAAGATTCGTGAGACTCTCAAGCCCTTGGTACAGACATTAAAAGAACAGGGGAAAGCTATGCGCATTGGAGTCAATCACGGGTCTTTAGCAGAGAGAATGTTGTTTACCTACGGTGATACCCCCTTAGGCATGGTGGAATCAGCATTAGAATTCATTCGCATTTGTGAGGATTTAGACTACAAGAACTTAGTCATTTCCCTGAAAGCCTCGCGGGTACCTGTGATGATCAGTGCCTATCAGTTGATGGTCAAGCGCATGGATGAACTAGGTATGGACTATCCTCTACATTTGGGGGTGACGGAAGCAGGGGATGGTGAGTATGGCAGGATCAAATCCACAGCAGGGATTGCCACCCTCCTAGCCCAGGGCATTGGCGATACCATTCGGGTCTCTTTAACAGAACCGCCAGAAAAAGAGATACCAGTCTGTTACAGTATTTTGCAAGCTCTAGGACTGCGCAAGACGATGGTAGAGTATGTTGCCTGTCCTTCCTGCGGTCGTACTCTCTTCAACTTGGAAGAAGTCCTACACAAAGTCAGAGAAGCCACTAAACATCTTGTCGGCTTAGACATTGCTGTGATGGGCTGCATTGTCAACGGTCCTGGGGAAATGGCGGACGCAGATTATGGTTATGTGGGTCGTACCCCTGGCTATATCTCCCTCTATCGTGGCAGAGAGGAAATTAAGAAGGTACCAGAAGAGAAAGGAGTGGAAGAACTGATTGCCCTCATTAAAGCCGACGGCAGATGGGTTGATCCTCCCGCTACTCCCTAG
- the menD gene encoding 2-succinyl-5-enolpyruvyl-6-hydroxy-3-cyclohexene-1-carboxylic-acid synthase, whose amino-acid sequence MTDRNLDWGKVVAQALWQAGVRQVCISPGSRSTPLVLGLYLLSQIDIYVQIDERSAGFFALGMAKAQRRPVALVCTSGSAVSHYFPAVIEAYYSHVPLVILSADRPPELRHCGAQQTIDQLHIFGHYVRQFVEVGLPTANDRYLATLIQATVSRSLQPLPGAVHLNFAFSEPLAPPSLDSQFYASLPTWQHLGTKTQLENVDLLRELLASKRRGVVVVGVNKYPLAETDLVHKLAQTLGYPLLAEATGMPRQNVISHYDSFLRSPCLAERLEPEIVLRLGDMPTSKSYRQWLEQHPHCQQITIGSYDNSDPTHGNNYQVPLTVTDFCQQLLPQLQPQPLDREWLQLWEQANSLTQIVLDEWMAGIDYPFEGKIYYELAAHLPDQTIIYIGNSTPIRDLDSYFHNCQRVTVFANRGTNGIDGMISSAMGVAKVVPKPVLLICGDLTFCHDINGLLLGKLNPINLTILLIDNQGGAIFEMLPISRFEPPFRELFLTPIGIDLAQIATGYGADWHQASTISQVTDLVKDALTQPGVQIISIKTDGKKDWQQRHNFWQKVIQTIETNLLAPSSRKKLD is encoded by the coding sequence ATGACCGATCGCAACTTGGACTGGGGAAAAGTAGTAGCCCAAGCCCTGTGGCAGGCGGGTGTGAGGCAGGTTTGTATCTCTCCTGGTTCCCGTTCTACACCCTTGGTTCTGGGTTTGTATCTGCTCTCCCAAATAGACATCTACGTCCAGATAGATGAACGCTCGGCGGGTTTCTTCGCCCTGGGCATGGCAAAGGCACAAAGGCGACCTGTAGCTTTAGTTTGTACCTCTGGTTCTGCTGTTAGCCATTATTTTCCCGCTGTGATTGAAGCCTATTACAGTCACGTGCCTTTGGTTATTCTCTCCGCCGATCGCCCTCCCGAACTGAGGCATTGCGGTGCCCAACAAACGATCGATCAGCTCCATATCTTTGGTCATTATGTCCGTCAATTTGTTGAAGTCGGACTACCAACCGCAAACGATCGCTATTTAGCCACACTTATACAGGCTACAGTCAGTCGGTCTTTACAACCTTTGCCAGGAGCAGTCCATCTCAACTTTGCCTTCAGTGAACCCCTAGCCCCCCCAAGCTTGGACAGTCAATTCTACGCCAGCCTACCTACCTGGCAACATTTGGGTACTAAGACGCAACTAGAAAATGTAGATTTACTCAGGGAACTCTTGGCTAGCAAACGGCGAGGTGTCGTCGTAGTTGGTGTCAATAAATACCCCCTGGCAGAAACAGATTTAGTGCACAAGTTAGCCCAAACTTTGGGCTATCCCCTCCTAGCAGAAGCCACAGGCATGCCCAGACAAAATGTCATTAGTCACTATGATAGTTTTCTCCGTTCCCCTTGCCTAGCTGAGAGACTAGAGCCAGAAATAGTCCTGAGATTGGGTGATATGCCCACCTCCAAAAGTTACCGCCAATGGTTAGAACAGCATCCCCACTGTCAGCAAATCACGATCGGGAGCTACGACAACAGTGACCCTACCCATGGCAATAATTATCAAGTTCCCCTCACGGTAACAGATTTTTGTCAACAATTACTACCTCAACTACAGCCACAGCCCCTCGATCGGGAGTGGTTACAATTGTGGGAGCAAGCCAACAGTTTGACCCAGATAGTTTTAGATGAATGGATGGCAGGTATTGACTATCCCTTTGAGGGGAAAATTTATTATGAACTAGCTGCCCACCTGCCCGATCAGACCATCATTTACATTGGCAACAGCACACCAATTCGTGATTTAGATAGCTACTTCCACAACTGCCAGCGGGTAACAGTATTTGCCAACCGTGGCACCAATGGTATTGACGGCATGATCTCCAGCGCCATGGGGGTAGCAAAAGTTGTACCAAAACCTGTATTACTCATCTGTGGTGATCTTACCTTTTGTCACGATATAAATGGATTACTACTGGGTAAGCTAAATCCCATCAACCTGACTATTTTGCTAATCGACAACCAGGGGGGGGCAATCTTTGAGATGCTACCTATATCCCGCTTTGAACCACCCTTTAGGGAACTATTTTTGACACCGATCGGGATTGATTTGGCGCAGATTGCCACAGGTTATGGCGCTGATTGGCACCAGGCTTCTACTATTTCTCAAGTTACAGATTTGGTCAAAGATGCCCTGACCCAACCAGGTGTGCAAATTATCAGCATCAAGACCGATGGGAAAAAGGACTGGCAACAACGTCACAACTTCTGGCAAAAAGTAATACAAACAATAGAAACAAACTTATTGGCTCCTAGCAGCAGAAAAAAGCTAGACTAG
- the clpB gene encoding ATP-dependent chaperone ClpB, with protein sequence MQPTDPNQFTDKAWEAIVKSQDVARRFQHQELEVEHLALALLEQDGLTKQIFAGVSLARLQRHLEEFLRSQPRIANPRELYLGRFLNACLDRAADLREEWEDTYISIEHLWLALAEDDRVGKRLLRHVNLDRKKLEPIVQSLRGAQKVVDSNPESKYGALEKYSVDLTALAREGKLDPVIGRDEEVRRVIQVLSRRTKNNPVLIGEPGVGKTAIIEGLAQRIVRGDVPESLQERRLVSLDLGALLAGTKYRGEFEERLKSVLKEVTSSLGQIILFIDELHTVVGAGAGTGSVDASNLLKPMLARGELRCIGATTLDEYRKYIEKDAALERRFQQILVDQPTVADTISILRGLKERYEVHHGVKISDSALISAATLSHRYITDRFLPDKAIDLVDEAAAKLKMEITSKPIELDELDRKIMQLEMEKLSLQREDNLTGKAAQVTAERIERIETEIHKLKQKQVYLQELWRAEKEAIDLVKALREEIEQTKRQIEQAEREFDLNLAAELKYNRLTELEKQLDEAELQIDRTRSEGTSLFREQVTENDIAEIVARWTGIPVNSLLEPERQKLLQLEAHLHERVVGQAEAVASVAAAIRRARAGMQDPNKPIGSFLFLGPTGVGKTELARSLAHFLFNSDQAMIRLDMSEYMEKHTVSRLIGAPPGYVGYEEGGQFSEAVRRRPYSVVLFDEIEKAHPDVFNILLQVLDDGRITDSQGRLVDCKNTIIIMTSNIGSEFMLAGEGEEQRQKVMHALQKSFRPEFLNRIDEIVVFHALRREELRQIVKLQLKRITDRLAEQKLAIALTEEAEEFIIERGYNPAFGARPLKRAMQKLIENPIADAILAGKYATGDTIKVRLADNQLIFE encoded by the coding sequence ATGCAACCAACTGACCCCAATCAATTTACGGACAAAGCTTGGGAAGCGATTGTCAAATCCCAAGACGTAGCGCGGCGCTTTCAACACCAAGAGCTGGAAGTAGAACACTTAGCCCTAGCACTCCTGGAGCAGGATGGTCTGACTAAACAAATTTTTGCTGGTGTCTCCCTGGCCCGGTTACAACGACATTTAGAGGAATTTCTGCGCAGTCAACCCCGTATTGCTAATCCTAGGGAATTGTATTTAGGACGGTTCCTGAATGCCTGCCTCGATCGGGCGGCGGACTTGCGGGAGGAATGGGAGGATACCTACATTTCCATCGAGCATCTATGGTTGGCCCTGGCAGAAGACGATCGGGTAGGCAAACGGTTGTTGCGCCATGTCAATTTGGATAGGAAAAAGTTAGAACCGATCGTGCAATCCTTGCGGGGCGCGCAGAAGGTTGTAGATAGCAATCCGGAATCGAAGTACGGAGCGTTGGAGAAATACAGTGTTGATTTAACAGCTTTAGCGCGGGAAGGAAAGTTAGACCCTGTGATTGGGCGGGATGAGGAAGTGCGACGGGTGATTCAGGTGTTGTCGCGGCGGACGAAAAACAATCCTGTCTTGATTGGTGAACCGGGGGTGGGGAAGACAGCCATTATTGAGGGTCTGGCACAGCGGATTGTACGGGGGGATGTGCCTGAGTCTTTGCAGGAACGGCGACTGGTGAGTCTAGACTTGGGCGCGCTGCTGGCTGGGACAAAGTACAGGGGTGAGTTTGAAGAACGCCTGAAATCAGTGTTAAAGGAAGTCACCAGTTCTCTGGGTCAGATCATCCTATTTATAGATGAACTGCATACAGTAGTGGGGGCAGGGGCAGGGACAGGCTCAGTTGATGCTAGTAATCTCTTGAAACCCATGTTGGCAAGGGGGGAACTGCGCTGTATTGGGGCAACAACTTTAGATGAATATCGTAAGTACATTGAAAAGGATGCTGCTCTGGAAAGGCGTTTTCAACAGATATTAGTTGACCAACCAACTGTGGCAGACACTATCTCCATCCTGCGGGGGTTGAAGGAAAGATATGAAGTCCACCACGGTGTCAAAATTTCCGATTCCGCCCTGATCAGTGCTGCCACTCTGTCCCATCGCTATATTACCGATCGGTTTCTGCCGGACAAAGCCATTGATCTGGTGGATGAAGCTGCGGCGAAGTTAAAAATGGAGATTACTTCCAAACCGATCGAGCTAGATGAACTCGATCGCAAGATCATGCAACTGGAGATGGAAAAACTATCTTTGCAAAGGGAAGACAATCTCACAGGCAAAGCCGCCCAGGTAACAGCAGAAAGAATCGAGCGGATTGAGACAGAAATCCACAAACTCAAACAAAAACAGGTGTATTTACAGGAGTTATGGCGGGCGGAGAAAGAAGCTATTGACCTTGTCAAAGCCCTCAGAGAAGAGATTGAGCAAACCAAGCGACAGATCGAGCAAGCAGAGCGGGAATTTGACCTCAACTTGGCAGCAGAGTTAAAATACAATCGTTTGACAGAGCTAGAGAAACAACTAGATGAAGCAGAGCTGCAGATTGACAGAACCCGATCGGAGGGTACCTCCCTTTTTCGCGAACAGGTGACAGAGAATGACATAGCGGAAATTGTAGCCAGGTGGACAGGAATTCCCGTTAACAGTTTATTGGAACCGGAACGACAGAAGCTGTTGCAGTTAGAAGCCCATTTACACGAACGCGTAGTGGGACAAGCAGAAGCTGTAGCTTCCGTGGCAGCAGCCATCAGACGGGCAAGGGCAGGTATGCAGGACCCCAACAAACCGATCGGCTCCTTTCTCTTTCTGGGTCCAACAGGTGTGGGCAAAACCGAATTAGCGCGGTCCCTAGCCCACTTTTTGTTCAACTCCGACCAAGCGATGATCCGCCTCGATATGTCGGAATACATGGAAAAGCACACAGTTTCTCGCTTGATTGGTGCACCCCCAGGCTATGTGGGTTATGAAGAGGGGGGGCAATTTTCCGAAGCAGTGCGTCGCCGACCTTACTCTGTAGTTTTGTTTGATGAAATAGAAAAGGCACATCCCGACGTGTTTAACATTCTCCTGCAAGTGTTGGATGATGGCAGAATTACAGACAGTCAAGGGCGCTTGGTGGACTGCAAAAACACAATTATCATCATGACTAGTAACATTGGCAGTGAGTTCATGTTGGCAGGGGAGGGGGAAGAACAACGGCAAAAAGTAATGCATGCTCTGCAAAAAAGTTTTCGCCCTGAATTTCTCAACCGTATTGATGAAATTGTGGTATTCCATGCCCTGCGTAGAGAAGAACTGCGCCAGATTGTCAAACTACAATTAAAACGCATTACCGATCGTTTGGCAGAACAAAAACTAGCTATTGCTCTGACAGAGGAAGCGGAAGAATTTATCATCGAGCGGGGCTACAATCCCGCCTTTGGTGCCCGTCCCCTAAAAAGAGCGATGCAGAAACTAATCGAAAACCCGATCGCCGACGCTATTTTGGCAGGGAAATATGCCACGGGTGACACGATCAAAGTGAGACTGGCAGACAATCAGCTGATATTTGAATGA